In Mammaliicoccus sp. Marseille-Q6498, the genomic stretch TATAACATTACATGTAGGTTTAGGAACATTCAGACCAGTTAGTGTTGAAAATATTGATAATCATGAAATGCATTCTGAATATTATCAAATGAACGGTGATACAGCAGAATTATTAAATAATATTAAAGCACAAGGTAACAAAATCATCTCGGTTGGTACAACATCAACGAGAACGTTAGAAACCATTTATTCAAAGAATCATTCATTTGTTGAAGAAAGTGGTTGGACAGACATATTTATATATCCGGGATATGAATTTAAGGCAATAGATGGGTTAATTACTAATTTCCATTTGCCAAAATCCACATTGATTATGTTAGTTTCTGCACTTTCAACAAGAGAGCATATTTTAAATGCATACAAACATGCAGTTGAAAATCAATATAGATTTTTTAGTTTTGGAGATGCAATGATTATTATATAGTAAAGGAGAAAGAACATGCCTGCAGTAACATATGAGCATATTAAGACGTGTAAACAGTCTGGTGCAAGATTAGGAATCGTACATACACCACATGGTTCATTTGAAACACCAATGTTTATGCCTGTTGGAACGAAAGCTACTGTTAAAACAATGAGTCCTGAAGAACTCAAACAAATGGAAGCGAAAATCATTTTGAGTAATACCTATCATTTGTGGTTACAACCTGGAAGTGATATCATTTCTAAGGTGGGTGGCTTACATAAGTTTATGAATTGGGATGGACCTATCTTAACCGATTCAGGTGGTTTTCAAGTATTCAGTTTAAGTGATATGAGAAAAATTGAAGAAGAAGGTGTGCATTTTAGACATCATTTAAATGGGTCTAAATTGTTTTTAAGTCCTGAAAAAGCGACGCATATTCAAAATGATCTTGGTTCAGATATTATGATGGCTTTTGATGAATGTCCACCTATGCCTTCAGAATATGAATATGTAAAAAAATCTATCGAAAGAACATCGAGATGGGCAGAAAGATGTCTTGAAGCACATCGACGCCCAGAAGATCAAGCTTTGTTTGGTATTATCCAAGGTGGAGAATACAAAGATCTTAGAGAGCAAAGTGCTAAAGATTTAGTTTCACTTGATTTCCCTGGCTATGCTATTGGTGGTTTGTCTGTAGGGGAACCTAAACCAGTTATGTATAAAATGGTTGAACATACAGCGCCTTTAATGCCATTTAATAAGCCAAGATATTTAATGGGTGTTGGGTCACCAGATGCATTAATCGAATGCTCTATAAGAGGTATCGATATGTTTGATTGTGTATTACCAACACGTA encodes the following:
- the tgt gene encoding tRNA guanosine(34) transglycosylase Tgt; translation: MPAVTYEHIKTCKQSGARLGIVHTPHGSFETPMFMPVGTKATVKTMSPEELKQMEAKIILSNTYHLWLQPGSDIISKVGGLHKFMNWDGPILTDSGGFQVFSLSDMRKIEEEGVHFRHHLNGSKLFLSPEKATHIQNDLGSDIMMAFDECPPMPSEYEYVKKSIERTSRWAERCLEAHRRPEDQALFGIIQGGEYKDLREQSAKDLVSLDFPGYAIGGLSVGEPKPVMYKMVEHTAPLMPFNKPRYLMGVGSPDALIECSIRGIDMFDCVLPTRIARNGTCMTSQGRVVIKNAKYQQDLSPLDPECDCYTCRNYTKAYLRHLIKADETFGIRLTTYHNLYFLLKLMENIRQAIREDRLLDFKDEFFEQYGLNVDNPKNF